The genomic window CAGCTTATCGGCATGTTCGACCACGAAACGCAATTCATCGCGCATGGTCTGCGAACGTTCGATCAGGCGTTCAAGATCGTCGCCGCTGTCGCGCGCGACTTCCTTAAGGCCCTTGATGCCGGCTTCGGCGCGGTTCACGGTGGAACCGAAATCATGGACGAAACGCTCCATTTCGGCGCGCGAGGCGCGAATGCCGGAGAGATGCCGCTCGACCCGGATGGCATAAAAAATCCCCGCCACGATCAGGCCGATCAGCGTGATATCGAGAAGGCTGCGCAATACGAGTTCAATCATGGCCCTGTCTGTCCCTAATTCGACTGCTTTTTATTGTCGTGCAGCGCCGCATGCTCGACCTTGACCGCGATGTGGCCGTTACGGCTGCCCATGCGGCCCTTGAACATCGGCAATTCGCCCGCGCGCACCTCGACCACGTCGTTGGGCGATACGTTGAGCATAATTTTCGAGCCGACTTTCCAGTTCATAATGTCGCCGAGCGCGATGCTGACCTCGTCGAGCACGGCGTGCAGATCCATATCGGTTTGCAAAAGCTCGCTGCCCAGATGGGTTTCCCAGATGCTGTCGCGGCCGAACTTTTCGCCCATGAACATCTGCAGCAAAAGCTCGCGGATCGGTTCCAGCGTGGCATAGGGGATTAAAATCTCGATGCGCCCGCCGCGGTCTTCCATATCGATGCGGAGCTTGGCCAGCACGGCGGCGTTGGCCGGGCGGGCGATGGTGGCGAAGCGCGGGTTGGTTTCAAGCCGGTCGAAGCGGAAGGTGACGGGCGAAAGCGGATCGAACGCGCCGGAAAGATCGGCCAGCACCACGCGCACGAGCCGTTCGATCAGGCCGCGTTCGATCGTGGTATAGGGCCGGCCTTCGATACGCATGGCCGACGAGCCGCGACGGCCGCCGAGCAGCACATCGACGATCGAATAGATCATCGAGCTATCGACCACCATCAGGCCGGAATTATCCCATTCTTCCGCCTTGAACACCGTAAGCATGGCGGGCAGCGGGATGGAATTGAGGTAATCCCCGAAACGGACGCTTGAGATTTGATCGAGGCTGACCTCGACGTTGTCGGAAGTGAAGTTGCGCAGGCTGGTGGTCATCATGCGCACGAGCCGGTCGAACACCACTTCGAGCATCGGCAGGCGTTCGTAATTGACCAGCGCGCTGTTGATCAGCGCCATGATGCCGGATGTTTCCCCGCCGCCGCCCGCGCTGTCGAAACCGAGCAGGCTGTCGATCTCGTTCTGGCTCAGGACCCGCTCTTCACCGCCATCGGCTGCCATCGCCGCCGCCATGTCGTCGCCGCCCGCCATTGCGGCGGCCATATCGTCCTCGCCGCCTGCCGCCATCGCCGCCGCCATATCGTCCTCGCCGCCCGCAGGTTTTGACGTGGCCGCGACGGCCGCGAGCGCGGCTTTTTCCTCGTCGGTGGTTTTATCGTCGTCAGCCATAGCGGTTTCCGTTCATTGCACCAGCATTTCCTGGAACAGCACATCGCGCACGCGTGCCGGGTGCGCGGCTTCGGTGACGCGCATCAGAAGTTCTTCGCGCAAACGGTAGATGCCGGCCGAACCTTTAAGATCGTCGATCCGCAGTTCGCGCAGGTATATCTGGAAGTTGTCGAGGATGCGCGGGCGGATCTGGTCCATCAGCGGGATATCCTTGGCGCTGCCCAGCTCGAGCGAGACCTTGATTTTGAGATAGTTGGGGCGCTTGCCGTCGCCGCTAAGGTTCACGAGGATATCGCCAAGATCGTAAAATACAGCCGAGGCGTTTTCCTGCGCCTTGCGCGCGGCTTCCGCCGCCGCCTGCGCTTCTTCCGTGCTCATTTCTTCCTTGCCGCCGATGATGCCGCTGAAATACAGGCCGGCGCCGCCGCCAAGCACGAGCACCAGCGCGACCACGCCGATGACAATAAACTTCTT from Alphaproteobacteria bacterium includes these protein-coding regions:
- a CDS encoding flagellar basal body protein FliL; this translates as MAEEEDKTAEEEKKEGEEGAEGAEAGEKKGLSGLMSGKKKFIVIGVVALVLVLGGGAGLYFSGIIGGKEEMSTEEAQAAAEAARKAQENASAVFYDLGDILVNLSGDGKRPNYLKIKVSLELGSAKDIPLMDQIRPRILDNFQIYLRELRIDDLKGSAGIYRLREELLMRVTEAAHPARVRDVLFQEMLVQ
- the fliM gene encoding flagellar motor switch protein FliM, with translation MADDDKTTDEEKAALAAVAATSKPAGGEDDMAAAMAAGGEDDMAAAMAGGDDMAAAMAADGGEERVLSQNEIDSLLGFDSAGGGGETSGIMALINSALVNYERLPMLEVVFDRLVRMMTTSLRNFTSDNVEVSLDQISSVRFGDYLNSIPLPAMLTVFKAEEWDNSGLMVVDSSMIYSIVDVLLGGRRGSSAMRIEGRPYTTIERGLIERLVRVVLADLSGAFDPLSPVTFRFDRLETNPRFATIARPANAAVLAKLRIDMEDRGGRIEILIPYATLEPIRELLLQMFMGEKFGRDSIWETHLGSELLQTDMDLHAVLDEVSIALGDIMNWKVGSKIMLNVSPNDVVEVRAGELPMFKGRMGSRNGHIAVKVEHAALHDNKKQSN